The following is a genomic window from Synechococcus sp. UW69.
AACCGCCCGCAGAGGGGAGTCTTCCGCGAGAGGCTCACTGGCATACACATCCAGGCCAGCCCCAGCGATCACACCGTTGTTGATGGCTTCGGCGATCGCTGCTTCATCCACAACACCACCGCGAGCACAATTAACGATGCGTGCCGTGGGTTTCATCGTGCGCAGCAGCTCCGCATTCACCAGGTTCTCGGTGTCCTTGGTGCGGGGGATGTGCAGGGTGACGTAGTCGGCTGTGCGGAACAGCTCATCGAGCTCAGAGAGCTTGACCTGCATCTGCTGGGCACGGTCAGCCGCGATAAACGGGTCGTAGGCGATCACCTCCATCCCCATGGCCTGGGCGACCCGGGCGACGTGGGAGCCGATCTTGCCGAGACCGACGACGCCGAGCGTTTTCTTGTAGAGCTCGTTGCCGACGTACTTCTTGCGGTCCCATTTGCCGGCCCGCATGCCGGAATGGGCTTGGGGGATATGACGCGAGAGCGTCAGCATCATGGCCAGAGCATGCTCCGCTGCAGCGATGGTGTTGCCCTCCGGGGAGTTCACCACCAGCACACCCCGCTGGGTTGCAGCAGGAACATCCACGTTGTCGACACCGACGCCCGCGCGGCCAATGATTTTGAGTCGACTCGCAGCGGCGATCACCGCTGCAGTCACCTGGGTGCCGGAACGGATCATCAAACCGTCGTACTCACCGATGATGCCGATCAGCTCGTCCTCGGAGAGACCGGTGCGCTGATCCACCTGCGCCACATGGCCAAGGATGTCGATCCCAGCCTGGTCGATCGGATCAGAGACAAGAACTTTCGTCATCGAAAGGCGCAGAACTGCCGCGCCAAACTGTAGAGATCAACATCCACCACCCCCCACGGTTCGAAGCACAGGGTTCAGAATTCAGCGCATTGGATCTGAATGCCCCATGCCCGTCTGTGTGATGGTGATGGCCGATGCCCCATCGGCAGAAGGTCTGACCCAGCGGCTCCGCGACACCGATCTGCCGCTGCTGAAATGTTTGACGATCCCGCCTGATGGGGATGCCATCGACAAAGTTGCTCTGCTGAACCCCAACCTGACCCGTCAGCAGCGGCAGCGCGGCATGGCCCGCTGGCTGATGCCCTTCGGCTTTCTTGCTGGGGTCACTTTTACCAAAATCACCAACCTCTCCACCTTCGCCAGCTTTGGCCCCTGGGCTGAAACCCTGATCAGCGGCCTGCTCGGCATGGGCTCCGGCCTGATGGGGAGCTACGCCGCGGCCGCCAGCGTCGATTCGGACAACGATGCTGGGGTGCGAATTCTTCGCAACCGCCGCGACGAAGGATGCTGGCTGGTGCTCCTGGAAACCCCCAATGGCATCGAGGCGCCCTGGCAGGTGATTCAACGATCGCGCCCGCAACAGGTGGTACGCCTCGACGACCTGTGATGTTGCCCCGAGAGGATCTGCTAGCGGGAGCCCAGGACCCCAAAGGACTGACGGTGCTGATCGATCTGGCGGAGGAGGTGCTGCGCACCTGGCAACCGGCCTGGAGCCCCTTCCTCAGTGCACCACTCCGGGAGGAAACCCTTGCTCGGCTGGGCAGCCTGAGTGAATTGACCTGGATGAGTGACGGTGGCTATCCGGGGGCCGAGCGCCAACAGCTGCTCTGCCACCGGCGCGATGACACCCCCGATTCGGCAGCACCTGTTCAAGGTCTGCTAATCGAAGGCAACTTCCTCTTCGACCCCCTCTCCCCCGACGACCTGCGCGAGGCGTTGCAGGCGATGGGCATGGACGAGACCAGCCTTGGTGATCTCTGGGTGCGGGGCGATCGCGGCGGGCAAGGGATCTGCACCCCTAGCGCAGCGGAAGCCCTTCATGGACGCGTGGGGGCCGTCCGCGACGTGGAGATCCGCTGTGAATCGCGTCCCCTGGAACAGCTACAGCCTCCCGTGCAACGCAGCGTCCGCACCCTGCAAACCGTGGAGGCGTCCTGTCGCCTAGATGCGATTGCGTCAGCAGGATTTGGCCTGTCCCGGGCCAAGATCGTGACCCACGTCAAAGCTGGACGTCTGCGCCTCAACTGGGGGAACGTGCGGCAAGCGAGCCGTGAACTGGTGGTTGGGGACCGACTGCAACTGCAGGACCGCGGCTCTGTTGAGGTGCTCTCCCTAACACTCACAAAACGTGAGCGTTGGCGGGTTGAACTGCGCCGCAGTTGAATTGAGCCCCCCCTCCGGCTGCTACTGTTCAGCCTCGATCGGAGGAATCACAAGATTCCAATTCGATCTATTGGCGGGCGATTAGCTCAGGGGTAGAGCACTACATTGACATTGTAGGAGTCACTGGTTCAAATCCAGTATCGCCCACTTCCCTGATAGGGACTGCGTTTTCGAACTTCAGACCTTGCGATGACACGCACGATTGTCGTTGGCTTGGGTCGTTCGGGTTTGGGTGCTGCGCGTCTGCTCAAACAGCAGAGTTGCGATGTCGTTGTTTTTGAACGCGGCGACAACGATGCCCTCCAGCACATCGCGGCTGAGCTGCATCAAGAGGGCATTCAGGTGGTCTTAGGGCAGCCCCTCACCCCAGAGAGCTTCCAACCCTGGCGCGAAGGGCTAGAAGCAGTGGTGATCGGACCAGGCATTCCCTGGGATCATCCAACTCTGATCCAACTGCGATCCGAGGGCATCCAGGTGCGTGGCGAGATGGACCTGGCCTGGGATGCCCTCCGCCAGATCCCCTGGATCGGCATCACCGGAACCAACGGCAAGACCACGGTCACGCACCTGCTCAGTCATGTGTTGGAGCGCTCCGGTCTGAAGGCTCCCATGGGCGGAAATATGGGGCTCTCAGCGGCTGAACTGGCTTGTCAGATCACGGCAGGGGCCTCGCCACGGCCGGATTGGCTCGTGATGGAGCTGAGCAGCTACCAGATTGAAGCAGCACCCGCCATTGCCCCCAAGATCGGCATCTGGACAACGCTGACCCCAGACCATCTCGAGCGCCACGGCAGCCTTGAGGCCTACAGGGCCATCAAGCGTGGGCTACTCGAACGCTCGGACTGCGCCCTTTTCAATGCCGATGATCCGGACCTACGCCAACAGCGAAGCAGTTGGCAGCGCGGCACCTGGGTCAGCAGTGAAGGGGCTAGTCCGGATGGCCAGCCAGCTGATCTCTGGATTGATGCCGAGGGCTTGGTGCGAAACAGCGTCACCACGCTGTTTTCTGCTGATGTCCTGGCGATGCCAGGCAGCCACAACCGTCAAAACCTTCTGCTGGTTACTGCTGCTGCATTAGCGGTCGGCCTCCCCCCCCAGCAGATCGCAGACGCCCTCAGCACGTTTCCGGGCGTCCCGCATCGCCTCGAGCAACTCGGAACCCTCTCAGGAGCCACCGTGTTCAACGACAGCAAGGCCACCAACTACGACGCGGCTGAGGTGGGATTACGAGCCATGCAGGGACCAGTAGTGGTGCTTGCCGGAGGACAGACCAAACGGGGCGATGCCAGAGGATGGCTGCAGGAACTCAACACCAGGGCCTGCAGCCTGATCCTGTTCGGAGCGGGGGCTGACGAACTGGCCAGCCTGGCCAAAGCCGCGGGTTATCCAGGCGAACTTCTGCAATGCCCCGATCTCGAAAGTGCTGTGAACTTGGCAGCGGCGGCCGTGCAGCGGACGAATGCCGCGGCGCTACTGCTGTCACCGGCCTGCGCCAGCTTTGATCAATACCGGGATTTCGAAGCGCGAGGCGAGCACTTCCGCTCTCTGATTCACCCCTTCTTAGACGCCGCCTGAGACAAATCGAACGCAATGGGATGCATCCGGGCCAGGCGGTCCGATGATGACCTCAAACAAGCCTGTTGACGTGGCCTTCTGGTTGATGAAAAGCGAACCCGACGCTTACGGGATCGAAGATCTTCGTCGTGAAGGCACCACGCTTTGGGACGGCATTAGGAATTACCAGGCCCGCAATTTCATGCGCAGCATGGAGGTGGGCGACCAGGCGTTCTTCTACCACTCGAATTGCAAACCCCCCGGGATCATCGGGCTGATGGAGGTCATGGAAACCGGCTTGGTGGACCCCACCCAGTTTGATCCGGCGGCCAAGTACTACGACCCCAAATCAACCACCGAGAAGCCCCGCTGGGACTGTGCGCGCCTGCGATTTCTCGGCGAGTTTGATGCGCTACTCAGTCTCGACCAGCTGCGGGAGACCTACAGCGAACAGCAGTTGCCCGTGATCAAACGCGGGAACAGGCTTTCGATCCTTCCTGTTCCAGCTGACACTGCCCACGACCTCCTCTCGCGGCTTGGCCAGCTCCACTGAGATCCCACTGGTCACCCTGCTGCCCCGGGCTTGGATCGGCTTCAGCCGCGGGCCTTGGCGTTGCGTGGGCCTGGCTGCAATGGTCCTGATCAGCGCCAGTGGCCCTGCGGTGGTCGGCCACGACCTGCGTCTAGCAGGCTCTCCGTGGCTCAACCGACTGGGGGATCTATCGGTGCTGACCAGCCTGGTGCTTCCCCTGTTGCCCCTCTTGGCCCTGCTGCGGCTGACGGATGGCCTGCTCCCTGATCGACGCGACGACCGGCCCGACCAGACCTGGCGGCAGCTTCTGCATCAAGCTTTCACCCTGGTGCTTTTTGAGATGCTTCTCGTGCTGGGGGGGCTCGGACTGATTCAGTCGCTGAGCTGGATGCTCGGACGCTGGAGCACCGCCCTGGCCGGACTCAGCGTGGTGCTGGGGGGGCTGGTTCTGATGAGTTGGCTGTTTAGCCAAACCTTGGCCTTCCCCCTGCTGGTGCACGAGCGCTGCCGAGCTCTACAAGCGATGGACCACAGCCGCCAGCTGGTGCACCGCAATGGCCTCAAGGTGCTAGCGCTACTTGGGATGCTGCTGGGGATCAATCTGCTGGGGCTGATCGGAGCGACCCTGGGGCTGCTGCTCAGCCTCCCCTTCAGCGCCCTGGTGCTGATGGCCTGCTGCCGACCTCAAACCCCATTCAGCAACGACTCCCGACGGAACATGTTTCCGACGTAAACCCGGGTGATCTCCCGCGAAGGCGTGCCGTTCTGAACCAGGAAACCGGCCAGCGCCGCCTGAACCAAACGGTACTGATCCCAATTCGGATGACCCTCGATGAATTGGATCATGGCCTGCTGAAGGGGTTGCGGCACTTCCGATTGGAAACTCACAACACTGCTCTCAGCCGTGGAAGCTTGCTCAAGGCCTTCCGGCATCTTTTTTGTTTTTCGAAACGAACACCAGTTCTCCACACCACAGCTCCACCGTCAAGGGCAGCCAACATGGAGCCATTCTCATTCATCTCCACATGAGATTCCTGGCTGGAAGCCACTCCCGCACTGGCCAGCGCGCCAGAGAGGCCAGACCTAAACACCCCGTCGCCAACGTCAAGCGAAAACAACAAAAACCGGAGGATTTCCACAGCGGTCCTCCATAACGGCGCTTACAGCTCATCGCCTGTGGAAAAACTGTGCAGAGCTCGCGAGAAAAGGCGGGGGAAATCAATGACTCGAAAATGATTAGCCACACTAATCAATGCTGCGAGTCCCACAGAGTTCTCATCGCAGCCACTGCCGCCGCGGCCGCGGGGGCCGTCCATTCCCCTTCGGCAGCACGGCCCTCCAACGGGGTGAGCAGGATGCGCAAGTCCCATTGATTGCGATCACCGCTCAAGCATCCCCACCAGACGCCGCGATCAAGCTCCAGCTCAATCGCTTCCTCAGGCATCAGCTGGTCAATCAGGCCCCGGTGCTGCTGCTCCAGGGTCATCACAAGATCCACCAGATCTCGCCACTCCGACTCGGTCAACTCAAAAGCCCAGCGCTCTCCTCCAACAAGAACGCAGTAATGACCACGGGAGGGATCCCGAGACACACGCCAACCGGCTCCCTCCTGCTGAATCACACCCAGCCGATCAACCAGGCAGCAGGTCGGGCTGGTCCTGCTCGTCACTCAATTCCACAATGGCTCGCTGAACCGGCTTGACACTGGACTCCTCCAGCAGGCCATCGAAGTCGTCGAATCGCCGCTGTTTGGCCCGGAAAGCAATCCGTACGGTCGTCAGATAACGGTTGCTTGATTGACGGATCAAGCTTTCGCCACGCTTGGCGAGATCTTTGGAGTCAACTCCGGCCGAAAGCACAGGCTTTTGAGGCAAACAGTCACACACTAATTGGTGACCGTCTCAAGCCAGCTGATCGGTGTGAAAGGGCACGTGCATGGGATAAGCACGCTGACGAGATCCGGGCACACGCAAAACGATCTGGCGACCCAAACCCAGAGCGGCCAGAGGCAACCGCAAATAGACCACCAAACCACTCAGCTCCTCGAGGTGAGCATCGTCAACGCACTCGATGCGGATGCTGCCCCAGCTGCGACGCATGCGACAGCTCCGCAGCGGCTCCAGCCTGTCCTGCAGTTCAGGATCTTCCCGGTAGAAGGAGAAGATCAGCTGCTGCAATCGATCCATCGCCTCCAGTCCCCTTAGTCTCATCCTGACTTCACCGTGCCCCGAGCACGGTCACAGATCGCGTGGGCGAAGAAAAGCTTCAGCATTCAGCACAGCGGGGCGGAACACTCGCCATCGATCTGGGCAGCACCACCACGGTGGTGGCGTATCAGGGTTCGACATCAGCCACAGCCGATCTGCTGAACCTGCCAGCCATTTGCATTCGGGCCGGTGAAATCCCGAGCCTGGTTTGGAACGCGACGCAACGGCCCCTGATTGGTCGGCAGGTGCTCGATTCAGGGCTCAATGACTCCAGTGATATCCGTCTGCATCGGGACTTCAAGGGCCGCATCGGTCAAGCCGACGCCCCAGATCAGGAGGCAGCCCGCTGGGCAGGCGAACAGCTGCTTCAGCAGATCTGGAGCCGGCTCCCCCCTGACCTCGCAATTGAGCGGCTGGTGCTCACCGCCCCGGTGGAGTGCTACAGGGCTTATCGCAGCTGGTTGCTGCAGGCATGCACCGCGCTGCCGGTGGCCGAAATTGCCCTGGTGGATGAACCCACCGCAGCAGCCATGGGTGCAGGGCTCCCGGCCGGATCCACGCTGCTGGTGGTGGACTTGGGGGGGAGCACCCTCGATCTGGCTTTGGTGGCGCTGGAAGGAGGCGAAGGTCGTGCAGCACCGATCGCACAACTGCTGCGGCTGGGGGGACGCAGCCTGGGGGACAACAGCCGCCAGATGCTGCGCACAGCCAAGGTGCTGGGCAAGGCAGGGCTGCGTCTCGGCGGCCGCGACATCGATCGCTGGATTGTGGATCGCTGTTGCCCGGGTCAAACCGCCAATTCCACCCTGCTCAACGCCGCCGAACGCCTGAAATGCCGTTTGAGCGACACCACGCTGGCCGAACGCGAGCAGCTGATGGAGTTAGCGGTGGATGACCAGGGGCATGTTCTCCGCCTGTCACGCAGCGAGCTCAACACCCTGCTGCTGGAGCGGGGATTCGGGGACGCCCTCGAACAACTTCTGGAGGCCTGTCTGGCCGGTGGTCGCCGCAACAATTGCAGCCTGGAAGATTTGGAAGGCGTCGTAGCCGTCGGAGGAGGTGCCCGGCTGCCTTTCCTGCGCCAGTGGCTCACCGAGAACACTGCACCAGCAAGCTTGCTCACCCCGCCACCAGTGGAAGCCGTGGCCCTCGGCGCCCTGCGACTCACACCAGGGGTCGCCATTCGAGATGTGCTTCAACACGGCGTTTCCCTGCGCTTTTGGGATCAGCGCAGCAACAGCCACCGCTGGCATCCCCTGTTCATGGCCGGACAACCTTGGCCGAGTCCGGCTCCCCTGGAACTTGTGCTGGCCGCAAGCCAGACAGGGCAAGACAGCCTGGAGGTTGTGCTGGGGGAACCAATCCCGCAGGGAAGCCACAGCGTGGTCTTTATCGATGGATTGCCGACCCTCCAAGAGCAGCCCGCAGGCGAGATCTCCCATCAGCCCTGGCCAGGCGACGCTCTGGTGCTGCCCCTGGAACCGGAAGGCGAAAAGGGCGAAGACTGCTTGAGGCTGCGCTGGAGCATTGATTCTGAAGCGCAGCTTCAGCTGGAAATCATGGATCTGCGCTCTGGAGAAGCATGGGGCCACCCAATGCTGGGGGCTGTCCGATAACACGTCCGTCCACAGGCCCTTGGAACAGCAGCTGTCAATCCATAAAACAGATTCAGCTTTTGTTCATTCGTTCTTGGCGGCACCGCGCCATCTGCTGCTGCGGCTCTGGGGTCTCGGAACCCTGGGGCTGGTTCTGTCGATCGCAGCAGGCGCCTACTGGTGGGAAAAACAACTGCCTGAACGGCTCCAGAGTGCGCTCAACGCCAACAACTTCGAGGCCTGCATTCGCACCAGTGAGCAACTGGCAGCCCTGCGCTGGTTGGGCGATGGGGCACCCAAAGAACAGGCACTCTGCCGCCGGAAGCATGCCGAACAGCTTTGGGAACAAGGTGACCCCATCGCCGCCTTAGCACTGCAGCAACAACTGGTCGCATCGGGCCACGGCGACCTTGACGGCGATCGCGAGACCCTTGAACGCTGGCGACAGGCCCTGAAGGATCAGGCTGTCGCCCTGTTTCGTCAGGGGGAACTTCAGAAAGCGCTCGACCTGCTGGAACCGCTGAAAGGCCACTCCCGCAGTTCGATCAGCCAACTCAGTGCAACGCTGATGGAGATCTGGAACCGGAATCAACTGGAACAGCGTCGGCTGGTGCAACTGGTGGAGCAGGAACGCTGGTGGGAGGCCCTGGACAGCATCAACAAACTCGACCATCCCTGGTGGCAGCATCAGGCCCGTGCCACCCGAGAACGGGTGGAGAGTGCGATTCAGGCTCTCGACGATGCCCAGGCGCACCAACAGCATCCAGCGGTGCATGCCGATGTAATCAGTGGTGAGGCGCTGGATTCTGCCGTCCAGGATCAATTGCGCCAAGGCCTGGACCCTTGGACGGCCTTTTCCTCAGGATGCAACCATCTCGGCGGACGCGTCGAAGAAGACGGGCCAGAAAGTTTCTGTCGACGCGCATCTCCGAGCCCGTGACAAAATGGTTCAGTGGATGATTCAGGTGCGATGCAGGCGGGCGACAGGGTGACGGTTGAGGCATCCGTCGTGGTGTTCAACCATCCCGAACACCGGGGGCAGGCCTTTGACATGAAAGGGCAGAGCGGTGATGTGGTGAACGTCCTCAACGACTGGAAGGGACGGGTGATCAGCCCGACGCTGCCTGTGATCGTTGCCTTCGGCCGCTACAAAGCCCACTTCCGGGCCGACGAACTCAAGTCAGCGGGCTGACGCGGCTGAGGAACACTCCCTCCTCGCCATCCACATCCTGCAAACGAAGTTCGATGCTTTCGCTGCGTCGAGTTGGAACGACGCGCCCACAGAAATCAGGCTGAATAGGCAGTTCGCGATGGCCTCGATCAACCATGGCGAGCAGCATCACCCGTTGCGGTCGTCCCCAACTCTGCAGTGCTTCCAGCGCAGCACGCACTGTCCGACCAGTGAAGATCACGTCGTCCACAAGGATCACCAGACGATCCTCAATGCTGTTGGGCAGCGATGTCAGCTGGGGCAAACGGGTCCCGATGCGCTCCAGATCGTCGCGATGGAATGTGGGATCGATTGAACCCTGGGAGATAGCGTGACCCGTCAGCCTTTCCAACTCACCCGCCAGGACCATGGACAGCTGAACACCTCGTGTTGGGATGCCCAGCAACATGAGCCTGCGGCTGTCTTCGGCACTCTCCAGCACCTGAGACGCCAAGCGCGTCAGGGTGAAACCAAGCTCGCGCTCCGAGAGAATTTCAATCCTGTCAGGGTCAGCCATGGGTGATAAAGCAGTGCAGCGGTGTGGGGATCGGGTGAAACTGCAGCCTGAGGGCTGACGGAGCGTTAGGTTGATTCTGCAAAAGTCCTTAAGAACCGTCGGTCGCGGGTGAACGTGGGGAACAGCACTACCAACGGTTCAGGTCGCTCCGGAACAGTGGCACCTGTTGTCCTCGCCATTCTTGATGGCTGGGGCCACCGGGACGCAAGCGAGCACAACGCGATCCAACAAAGCGGCACACCGGTGATGGATGCCCTGTGGCATGCGTATCCGCACACGCTGATTGAAGCCAGCGGATCCCACGTTGGCCTGCCCGATCAGCAGATGGGCAATTCAGAGGTAGGCCACCTAACCATCGGTGCGGGTCGCATCATCCGCCAAGAGTTGGTGCGGATCAGCGACACCGTGCGCAGCAATCAACTGGGTACGAGACCGGTGCTCAAGGCGCTGGTGGAACGGATCCAACAGCGGAGAGGGACCCTGCACCTGCTGGGCCTCTGCTCCGATGGCGGTGTCCACAGCCATGTGAACCACCTCTGTGGACTGATCCAGTGGGCTGCCGATAGCGGCCTCTCCGATGTCGCCGTCCATGCCATCACTGATGGTCGCGACACACCAACCCAGAGCGCACCGAACTACATCAGCCAGGTTGAAGAAGCTCTAAGCAGATGCGGCGTGGGCCAGCTCGCCAGCCTCTGTGGCCGTTACTGGGCCATGGACCGCGACCAGCGCTGGGACCGCACCGAAAAGGCCTACAACCTCTACACCGATCCGGAGATCGCCGTTGACAGCCGTAAACCTGATCAGGTGCTGGCTGCCAGTTATGCCGAGGGAATCACCGATGAATTCCTCGAACCAGTGCGCCTGCAGAACAGCGTCATCAAGGACGGCGACAGTGTTCTGGTCTTCAACTTCCGCCCCGATCGCGCTCGTCAGATCGTGCAGGCGCTCTGCCTTGCAGACTTTGAATCGTTCGAGCGCAGCCGCGTTCCCTCATTGGACGTGGTGACCTTCACCCAGGTCGAACAGGATCTGCCCGTCCACGTCGTCTTCCCACCGGAGCCGCTCGACCAGCTGCTGGGCCAAGTGGTGGCTGATGCGGGGCTTAAGCAGTACCGCACAGCCGAAACCGAGAAATATCCCCACGTCACCTACTTCATGAACGGCGGGATCGAACAACCCTTGGATGGAGAAGATCGCCACCTGGTGCCCTCTCCAAGAGTCGCCACCTATGACCTTTCACCGGCGATGTCTGCCGAGCAACTCACCGACAGCTGCGTTGCTGCCATCAAAAAGGCTGAATATTCGCTGATTGTGATCAACTACGCCAACCCCGACATGGTTGGGCATACCGGTGTGATGGATGCCGCGAAGGAGGCCATTCAAACGGTTGATGGATGCATAGGCCGCTTGTTGGATGCTGTGGGGCGTCAAGGCGGAACCATGCTGATCACGGCCGATCACGGCAATGCAGAGTTGATGGAGGGACCGGATGGACAGGCGTGGACAGCCCACACCACCAATCCTGTGCCCGTGATCCTGATCGAGGGAGAACGGCGCAAGCTGCCTGGCCATGGCAATGGGATCACACTCCGCGATAACGGAGGCCTGGCCGATATTGCACCAACCTTGCTTCAGATCCTCGACCTGCCGCAACCGGAGGCCATGACCGGCCTCAGCCTGATTGCGCCAATGTCCAACATGGACCCATCCCCAAAAACCGCTCGCTTGCCTCTTTCCGTCTGATGCTGACCTCAATTCTGTCCTGGAGCTGGATTGGCACCGGCATTCTTCTCATTGTCCTTGTGCTGCTGCACAGCCCTAAAGGTGATGGCATGGGTGGACTGGCTGCCAGCGGCAGCTCAATGTTCAGCAGCGCCAGCAGCGCGGAAGCAACGTTGAACCGGCTGACATGGACCTGTCTTGCACTGTTCCTT
Proteins encoded in this region:
- the secG gene encoding preprotein translocase subunit SecG — translated: MLTSILSWSWIGTGILLIVLVLLHSPKGDGMGGLAASGSSMFSSASSAEATLNRLTWTCLALFLSLAVILSAGWLT
- the murD gene encoding UDP-N-acetylmuramoyl-L-alanine--D-glutamate ligase; this translates as MTRTIVVGLGRSGLGAARLLKQQSCDVVVFERGDNDALQHIAAELHQEGIQVVLGQPLTPESFQPWREGLEAVVIGPGIPWDHPTLIQLRSEGIQVRGEMDLAWDALRQIPWIGITGTNGKTTVTHLLSHVLERSGLKAPMGGNMGLSAAELACQITAGASPRPDWLVMELSSYQIEAAPAIAPKIGIWTTLTPDHLERHGSLEAYRAIKRGLLERSDCALFNADDPDLRQQRSSWQRGTWVSSEGASPDGQPADLWIDAEGLVRNSVTTLFSADVLAMPGSHNRQNLLLVTAAALAVGLPPQQIADALSTFPGVPHRLEQLGTLSGATVFNDSKATNYDAAEVGLRAMQGPVVVLAGGQTKRGDARGWLQELNTRACSLILFGAGADELASLAKAAGYPGELLQCPDLESAVNLAAAAVQRTNAAALLLSPACASFDQYRDFEARGEHFRSLIHPFLDAA
- the gpmI gene encoding 2,3-bisphosphoglycerate-independent phosphoglycerate mutase yields the protein MNVGNSTTNGSGRSGTVAPVVLAILDGWGHRDASEHNAIQQSGTPVMDALWHAYPHTLIEASGSHVGLPDQQMGNSEVGHLTIGAGRIIRQELVRISDTVRSNQLGTRPVLKALVERIQQRRGTLHLLGLCSDGGVHSHVNHLCGLIQWAADSGLSDVAVHAITDGRDTPTQSAPNYISQVEEALSRCGVGQLASLCGRYWAMDRDQRWDRTEKAYNLYTDPEIAVDSRKPDQVLAASYAEGITDEFLEPVRLQNSVIKDGDSVLVFNFRPDRARQIVQALCLADFESFERSRVPSLDVVTFTQVEQDLPVHVVFPPEPLDQLLGQVVADAGLKQYRTAETEKYPHVTYFMNGGIEQPLDGEDRHLVPSPRVATYDLSPAMSAEQLTDSCVAAIKKAEYSLIVINYANPDMVGHTGVMDAAKEAIQTVDGCIGRLLDAVGRQGGTMLITADHGNAELMEGPDGQAWTAHTTNPVPVILIEGERRKLPGHGNGITLRDNGGLADIAPTLLQILDLPQPEAMTGLSLIAPMSNMDPSPKTARLPLSV
- a CDS encoding DUF2811 domain-containing protein, whose protein sequence is MPEGLEQASTAESSVVSFQSEVPQPLQQAMIQFIEGHPNWDQYRLVQAALAGFLVQNGTPSREITRVYVGNMFRRESLLNGV
- a CDS encoding photosystem II S4 domain protein yields the protein MLPREDLLAGAQDPKGLTVLIDLAEEVLRTWQPAWSPFLSAPLREETLARLGSLSELTWMSDGGYPGAERQQLLCHRRDDTPDSAAPVQGLLIEGNFLFDPLSPDDLREALQAMGMDETSLGDLWVRGDRGGQGICTPSAAEALHGRVGAVRDVEIRCESRPLEQLQPPVQRSVRTLQTVEASCRLDAIASAGFGLSRAKIVTHVKAGRLRLNWGNVRQASRELVVGDRLQLQDRGSVEVLSLTLTKRERWRVELRRS
- the pyrR gene encoding bifunctional pyr operon transcriptional regulator/uracil phosphoribosyltransferase PyrR — encoded protein: MADPDRIEILSERELGFTLTRLASQVLESAEDSRRLMLLGIPTRGVQLSMVLAGELERLTGHAISQGSIDPTFHRDDLERIGTRLPQLTSLPNSIEDRLVILVDDVIFTGRTVRAALEALQSWGRPQRVMLLAMVDRGHRELPIQPDFCGRVVPTRRSESIELRLQDVDGEEGVFLSRVSPLT
- a CDS encoding Hsp70 family protein — protein: MGEEKLQHSAQRGGTLAIDLGSTTTVVAYQGSTSATADLLNLPAICIRAGEIPSLVWNATQRPLIGRQVLDSGLNDSSDIRLHRDFKGRIGQADAPDQEAARWAGEQLLQQIWSRLPPDLAIERLVLTAPVECYRAYRSWLLQACTALPVAEIALVDEPTAAAMGAGLPAGSTLLVVDLGGSTLDLALVALEGGEGRAAPIAQLLRLGGRSLGDNSRQMLRTAKVLGKAGLRLGGRDIDRWIVDRCCPGQTANSTLLNAAERLKCRLSDTTLAEREQLMELAVDDQGHVLRLSRSELNTLLLERGFGDALEQLLEACLAGGRRNNCSLEDLEGVVAVGGGARLPFLRQWLTENTAPASLLTPPPVEAVALGALRLTPGVAIRDVLQHGVSLRFWDQRSNSHRWHPLFMAGQPWPSPAPLELVLAASQTGQDSLEVVLGEPIPQGSHSVVFIDGLPTLQEQPAGEISHQPWPGDALVLPLEPEGEKGEDCLRLRWSIDSEAQLQLEIMDLRSGEAWGHPMLGAVR
- the serA gene encoding phosphoglycerate dehydrogenase, whose product is MTKVLVSDPIDQAGIDILGHVAQVDQRTGLSEDELIGIIGEYDGLMIRSGTQVTAAVIAAASRLKIIGRAGVGVDNVDVPAATQRGVLVVNSPEGNTIAAAEHALAMMLTLSRHIPQAHSGMRAGKWDRKKYVGNELYKKTLGVVGLGKIGSHVARVAQAMGMEVIAYDPFIAADRAQQMQVKLSELDELFRTADYVTLHIPRTKDTENLVNAELLRTMKPTARIVNCARGGVVDEAAIAEAINNGVIAGAGLDVYASEPLAEDSPLRAVERGLVLTPHLGASTEEAQENVAIDVAEQIRDVLLGLPARSAVNIPGLSAEIMERLKPHLQLAETVGLLVSQLAGGHVKEMELRLQGEFASHPSQPLVIAALKGLLSAGLGDSINFVNASLEAKARGIQVLEVKDESSRDFAGGSLQITTRGDQGSRSVTGAVFADGDLRITSIDAFPVNVTPSSHMLFTRHRDMPGIIGHLGSLLGEHNVNIASMQVGRKIVRGDAVMVLSIDDPIPADLLQTITAIEGIQEAHPVTL
- a CDS encoding ferredoxin-thioredoxin reductase variable chain; its protein translation is MQAGDRVTVEASVVVFNHPEHRGQAFDMKGQSGDVVNVLNDWKGRVISPTLPVIVAFGRYKAHFRADELKSAG
- a CDS encoding DUF1818 family protein yields the protein MIQQEGAGWRVSRDPSRGHYCVLVGGERWAFELTESEWRDLVDLVMTLEQQHRGLIDQLMPEEAIELELDRGVWWGCLSGDRNQWDLRILLTPLEGRAAEGEWTAPAAAAAVAAMRTLWDSQH
- a CDS encoding DNA-directed RNA polymerase subunit omega encodes the protein MLSAGVDSKDLAKRGESLIRQSSNRYLTTVRIAFRAKQRRFDDFDGLLEESSVKPVQRAIVELSDEQDQPDLLPG
- a CDS encoding EVE domain-containing protein, with the protein product MTSNKPVDVAFWLMKSEPDAYGIEDLRREGTTLWDGIRNYQARNFMRSMEVGDQAFFYHSNCKPPGIIGLMEVMETGLVDPTQFDPAAKYYDPKSTTEKPRWDCARLRFLGEFDALLSLDQLRETYSEQQLPVIKRGNRLSILPVPADTAHDLLSRLGQLH